A stretch of the Mycolicibacterium celeriflavum genome encodes the following:
- a CDS encoding amidohydrolase family protein — MGQLSHRVDIPFPLFDADNHLYEPPEAMTKYLPKEYKDIVQYVEINGRTKIAIKGQISNYIPNPTFSHVAKPGAWEEYFKFGNPDGKSKRELFGEPMRSIPAFFEPGPRLELMNELGVDRSLMFPTLASLIEERLRDDPVAIHVIIHSLNQWLDEVWGFNYQNRIFTTPVITLPIVEKAIEELEWAVKRGARAILIRPAPVPGFRGPRSFALPEFDPFWERVVHHDIFVGMHSSDSGYSRYTSEWDGAAQEMLPFQTNAMSILNEWRPIQDAVGSWVIHGALFRHPKLKVGIVEAGSKWMFPLLDSMAEVYKKAPEAFLGNPVEEIKNRIYVSPFYEEGIDDLINLIGVEQVLYGSDWPHPEGLAEPTHYVTALEHLSVEDQAKIMGGNLGRLVTV, encoded by the coding sequence ATGGGACAACTTTCACACCGGGTGGATATACCGTTTCCGCTGTTCGATGCGGACAACCACCTCTATGAGCCGCCGGAGGCGATGACCAAGTACCTCCCGAAGGAGTACAAGGACATCGTCCAGTACGTCGAGATCAACGGCCGCACCAAGATCGCGATCAAGGGACAGATCAGCAACTACATCCCGAACCCGACGTTCTCCCACGTCGCCAAGCCCGGCGCCTGGGAGGAGTACTTCAAGTTCGGTAACCCCGACGGGAAGAGCAAGCGCGAACTCTTCGGTGAGCCGATGCGGTCCATCCCGGCGTTCTTCGAACCCGGGCCGCGGCTGGAGCTGATGAACGAGCTCGGCGTCGACCGCTCGCTGATGTTCCCGACGCTGGCGAGCCTCATCGAGGAGCGGTTGCGCGATGACCCGGTGGCGATCCACGTCATCATCCACTCGCTGAACCAGTGGCTCGACGAGGTCTGGGGTTTCAACTACCAGAACCGCATCTTCACCACCCCGGTGATCACGCTGCCGATCGTCGAGAAGGCGATCGAGGAGTTGGAGTGGGCGGTCAAGCGCGGCGCCCGCGCCATCCTCATCCGGCCGGCGCCGGTGCCCGGCTTCCGCGGTCCGCGGTCGTTCGCGCTGCCCGAGTTCGATCCGTTCTGGGAGCGGGTCGTCCACCACGACATCTTCGTCGGCATGCACTCCTCCGACAGCGGTTACTCCCGCTACACCTCGGAGTGGGACGGCGCTGCGCAGGAGATGCTGCCGTTCCAGACCAACGCGATGTCGATCCTCAACGAGTGGCGCCCGATCCAGGATGCCGTGGGCTCCTGGGTGATTCACGGGGCGCTGTTCCGGCATCCCAAGCTCAAGGTCGGCATCGTCGAGGCCGGTTCGAAGTGGATGTTCCCGCTGCTGGACTCGATGGCCGAGGTGTACAAGAAGGCCCCAGAGGCCTTCTTGGGCAACCCGGTCGAGGAGATCAAGAACCGCATCTACGTCAGCCCGTTCTACGAGGAGGGCATCGACGACCTGATCAACCTGATCGGCGTGGAGCAGGTGCTCTACGGCTCGGACTGGCCGCACCCGGAGGGTCTCGCGGAGCCGACCCACTACGTGACCGCGCTCGAGCACCTCTCGGTTGAGGATCAGGCGAAGATCATGGGCGGCAACCTCGGCCGCCTCGTCACCGTGTGA
- a CDS encoding FadD3 family acyl-CoA ligase, translating into MRSSAINTWETIPEMVLSAADRFGDAEAVVDGPLRLSFTELVQRIRCAAGAFTELGIDKGDRVAIWAPNSANWIVAAFGLLSAGGVLVPVNTRFKPDEAADIICRSGAKAVLVQKDFLGLDYSGPTGVPVIDLVSGFLASGVASDRVGDLRGTDIADVIFTSGTTGRPKGAMMNHRQTLRAYEEWATLADLREGDRYLMINPYFHTFGLKAGLVASFLRGATMLPVAAFDVDRVVDLVEQERITMLPGPPTLYHSLLTVADKDRLATLRAGVTGAADIPVELIRRIRHELPFQSLMTGYGLTEAGNVTLSRPGDTPEEVATTAGLPCEDVDVRIAGDGEVLVRGYNVMQGYLDDPAATAEAIDSDGFLHTGDLGEFTESGRLRIVGRKKDMFIVGGFNAYPAEIEGFLLEHPAVAQAAVIGVPDDRMGQVGKAFIVRNPGHDGVTAEDLISWSRERMAGFKVPRSVEFLDRLPLNATGKVMKDRLQDNHG; encoded by the coding sequence ATGAGGAGTAGCGCCATCAACACCTGGGAGACCATCCCCGAGATGGTCTTGAGCGCAGCGGACCGGTTCGGCGATGCGGAAGCTGTCGTCGACGGTCCGCTGCGCTTGTCCTTCACCGAGTTGGTGCAGCGAATTCGTTGCGCCGCAGGAGCTTTCACCGAACTCGGCATCGACAAGGGCGATCGGGTCGCGATCTGGGCGCCCAACTCGGCGAACTGGATCGTCGCGGCCTTCGGCCTGTTGAGTGCCGGCGGTGTGCTCGTTCCCGTCAACACCCGGTTCAAGCCGGACGAGGCGGCCGACATCATCTGCCGCAGCGGCGCCAAGGCCGTGCTGGTGCAGAAGGATTTTCTCGGGCTGGACTATTCGGGTCCGACGGGTGTGCCGGTGATCGACCTGGTTTCGGGCTTCCTGGCGTCGGGGGTGGCGTCCGATCGAGTCGGCGACCTGAGGGGCACCGACATCGCCGACGTCATCTTCACGTCTGGCACCACCGGTAGGCCCAAGGGCGCGATGATGAACCACCGGCAGACGCTGCGGGCCTACGAGGAGTGGGCGACCCTCGCGGATCTCCGCGAAGGCGACCGCTATCTGATGATCAATCCGTACTTCCATACGTTCGGGCTCAAAGCCGGGCTCGTTGCGTCCTTCCTGCGCGGCGCGACGATGCTTCCGGTGGCCGCATTCGACGTCGACCGGGTCGTCGATCTCGTCGAGCAGGAACGCATCACGATGCTGCCCGGCCCGCCCACGCTGTACCACTCGCTGCTGACCGTCGCCGACAAGGACCGGCTCGCGACCCTGCGGGCGGGGGTGACCGGCGCGGCCGACATCCCGGTGGAACTGATCCGTCGCATCCGCCACGAGTTGCCCTTCCAGTCCCTGATGACCGGCTACGGGCTCACCGAGGCGGGCAACGTGACGCTGTCGCGGCCCGGGGACACCCCCGAGGAGGTCGCGACCACGGCCGGCTTGCCGTGCGAGGACGTGGACGTCCGCATCGCCGGCGACGGCGAGGTGCTGGTGCGCGGTTACAACGTCATGCAGGGCTACCTCGACGACCCCGCCGCGACGGCCGAGGCCATCGACTCCGACGGTTTCCTGCACACCGGCGATCTCGGTGAGTTCACCGAGTCGGGACGGTTGCGGATCGTGGGCCGCAAGAAGGACATGTTCATCGTCGGCGGCTTCAACGCCTATCCCGCGGAAATCGAGGGTTTCCTGCTCGAACATCCGGCGGTCGCCCAGGCCGCGGTGATCGGCGTGCCCGATGACCGGATGGGCCAGGTCGGCAAGGCGTTCATCGTGCGCAATCCGGGTCACGACGGCGTCACGGCAGAGGATCTCATTTCGTGGAGCCGGGAGCGAATGGCGGGCTTCAAAGTGCCGCGCTCTGTAGAGTTCCTCGACAGGTTGCCGTTGAATGCCACCGGCAAGGTGATGAAGGACCGCCTTCAGGACAATCACGGCTGA